A single genomic interval of Noviherbaspirillum cavernae harbors:
- a CDS encoding restriction endonuclease subunit S, with protein MSSDPTWEKMTLNEAGVTLIDCDHRTPPATEVGYPYIAIPQLKDGHISLEGVRRISQEHYQEWTRKLKPQANDVIVVRRCNSGLSAVVPPNFDCAIGQNLIILRSDSKKVAPEFLRWLVRGPEWWEQVGKFINVGAVFDSLRCRDIPNFELSIPPIESQREISLLLGALDDRIALLRDTNATLEAIVQTLFKSWFVDFDPVRAKQEGRAPEGMDEETAALFPDEFELSTRGSIPRGWRVGPILDGARLLSGGTPKTDRSEYWEGEIPWASAKDVSQSADSILIETERTITKRGLEESSTKMIPAFASVVVARGATTGRMVLFGESMAMNQTCYALDSKTGTPIALYCQLRREVIGLVNAAHGSVFDTITTSTFAQSAVVHPPESPLKAFEEVTAPLYQKILAGTKTLRFLSSLRDTLLPRLISGQLRLPDAEALIDEAA; from the coding sequence ATGAGTTCTGATCCAACGTGGGAAAAAATGACGCTCAATGAAGCGGGGGTCACCCTTATCGATTGTGACCATCGTACTCCTCCAGCTACAGAAGTCGGCTACCCCTACATTGCCATACCGCAGCTTAAGGATGGCCATATTAGCCTTGAAGGGGTGCGTAGGATTTCACAGGAACACTACCAAGAATGGACGCGAAAGCTGAAGCCACAGGCGAATGACGTTATTGTTGTTCGACGCTGCAATTCAGGCCTAAGTGCAGTTGTTCCACCGAACTTCGACTGTGCTATCGGACAGAACTTGATCATCCTTAGGTCGGATAGTAAAAAGGTCGCGCCGGAATTTCTCAGGTGGCTTGTTCGAGGCCCGGAATGGTGGGAACAGGTCGGAAAATTTATTAATGTCGGCGCTGTGTTCGACAGTCTAAGGTGTCGCGATATTCCCAATTTCGAGTTGTCGATTCCACCAATTGAATCGCAGCGAGAAATTTCGCTTCTTCTCGGCGCTCTGGATGATCGCATTGCCCTCCTGCGCGATACCAACGCCACCCTCGAAGCTATCGTCCAAACCCTGTTCAAGTCCTGGTTCGTGGACTTCGACCCGGTGCGCGCCAAACAGGAAGGCCGCGCACCGGAAGGCATGGATGAAGAGACGGCTGCGTTGTTCCCGGATGAGTTCGAACTATCTACGCGTGGATCGATCCCGAGGGGGTGGCGTGTCGGTCCAATACTCGATGGTGCCCGCCTTCTTAGTGGAGGGACTCCAAAAACCGATCGCTCGGAATATTGGGAAGGAGAAATTCCTTGGGCTAGCGCGAAGGATGTGTCGCAGTCTGCTGACTCCATACTGATTGAAACTGAACGCACTATCACGAAGCGTGGCCTTGAAGAAAGTTCGACCAAGATGATTCCCGCATTTGCGTCTGTCGTCGTTGCGCGAGGTGCAACGACGGGGCGCATGGTTCTATTTGGCGAATCAATGGCAATGAATCAAACTTGCTACGCATTGGACTCAAAAACCGGCACTCCCATTGCGCTGTACTGTCAACTTCGACGCGAAGTAATAGGTTTGGTCAACGCTGCGCATGGGTCGGTATTTGACACGATTACCACTAGCACCTTTGCCCAATCGGCCGTAGTGCATCCTCCCGAGTCACCGTTAAAGGCATTTGAGGAAGTCACTGCCCCTCTGTATCAAAAAATCTTGGCCGGAACGAAAACACTACGTTTTCTCAGCAGCCTTCGCGACACGTTGCTACCTCGCTTGATCTCGGGTCAGCTACGTCTGCCGGACGCCGAAGCCTTGATCGACGAGGCCGCCTGA
- a CDS encoding type I restriction-modification system subunit M — protein MIDDIKKTLWATADKMRANMDAAEYKHIVLGLIFLKYISDTFQTRQNELQARFADSDDDYHLDGADAAAIAAELEDRDYYKEANVFWVPEAARWESLRAQAKQADIGKRIDDALALIEGENPKLKGILDKRYARAQLPDGKLGELVDLISTIGFGEGGQSARDLLGQVYEYFLGQFASAEGKKGGQFYTPASIVKTLVAILAPHHGKVYDPCCGSGGMFVQSEKFIEAHGGKLGDVSIYGQESNPTTWRLAAMNLAIRGIDFNLGKEPADTFIRNQHPDLRADFVLANPPFNVSDWWHGSLEGDPRWVYGTPPQGNANYAWLQHMLHHLKPSGRAGIVLANGSMSSSQNSEGDIRRAMVDADKVEVMVALPGQLFFNTQIPACLWFLAKQKTTRQGEVLFVDARKLGKAISRVQVELTDDDIQKIADTVHAWRGDGETDAVYADVPGFCRSVALAEIAEHGHVLTPGRYVGAEEVEDDDEAFAEKMQKLTELLGEQMVKGAELDASIRQKLGGLGYEF, from the coding sequence ATGATCGACGACATCAAAAAAACCCTGTGGGCCACGGCCGACAAAATGCGCGCCAACATGGACGCCGCCGAATACAAGCACATCGTCCTCGGCCTCATCTTCCTCAAGTACATTTCCGATACCTTCCAGACGCGCCAAAACGAACTGCAAGCGCGTTTTGCCGACTCGGATGACGACTACCACCTGGACGGTGCAGACGCGGCTGCAATCGCTGCCGAACTCGAAGACCGCGACTACTACAAGGAAGCGAACGTATTCTGGGTGCCGGAAGCGGCGCGGTGGGAATCGCTGCGCGCGCAAGCCAAGCAGGCCGACATCGGCAAGCGCATCGACGACGCGCTGGCGCTGATCGAAGGCGAGAACCCGAAACTGAAGGGCATCCTCGACAAACGCTATGCGCGGGCGCAGCTCCCCGACGGCAAGCTCGGCGAGCTGGTCGATCTGATCTCGACCATCGGCTTTGGCGAGGGCGGCCAGAGCGCACGCGACTTGCTCGGGCAAGTGTACGAATACTTCCTCGGCCAGTTCGCCAGCGCAGAAGGCAAGAAGGGCGGCCAGTTCTACACGCCGGCCTCGATCGTCAAAACCCTGGTCGCGATCCTCGCGCCGCACCACGGCAAGGTCTATGACCCCTGCTGCGGTTCGGGCGGCATGTTCGTGCAGTCGGAAAAGTTCATCGAAGCGCACGGCGGCAAGCTCGGCGACGTCTCGATCTACGGGCAGGAATCCAACCCCACCACCTGGCGGCTGGCGGCGATGAACCTCGCGATTCGCGGCATCGATTTCAACCTCGGCAAGGAACCGGCCGATACCTTCATCCGCAACCAGCACCCCGACCTGCGCGCCGACTTCGTGCTGGCCAATCCGCCGTTCAACGTGTCCGACTGGTGGCACGGCAGCCTGGAAGGCGACCCGCGCTGGGTGTACGGCACGCCGCCGCAGGGCAACGCCAACTATGCGTGGTTGCAGCACATGCTGCACCACCTGAAGCCGAGCGGGCGCGCCGGCATCGTGCTGGCCAACGGCTCGATGTCCTCCAGCCAGAACAGTGAAGGCGACATCCGCCGCGCGATGGTGGACGCCGACAAGGTCGAGGTGATGGTGGCGCTGCCGGGGCAACTGTTCTTCAATACGCAGATTCCGGCCTGCCTGTGGTTCCTGGCGAAGCAGAAAACCACGCGGCAAGGCGAAGTGCTGTTCGTCGATGCGCGCAAGCTCGGCAAGGCGATCAGCCGGGTGCAGGTGGAACTGACGGACGACGACATCCAGAAGATCGCCGATACCGTGCATGCGTGGCGCGGCGATGGCGAAACCGACGCCGTCTATGCTGACGTGCCGGGCTTCTGTCGTAGCGTTGCGCTGGCCGAAATCGCCGAGCATGGGCATGTGCTGACACCCGGTCGGTATGTCGGCGCGGAAGAGGTCGAGGATGACGACGAAGCGTTTGCCGAGAAGATGCAGAAGCTTACCGAACTGCTGGGCGAACAGATGGTGAAGGGGGCGGAACTAGATGCGTCGATTCGGCAGAAGTTAGGAGGGCTGGGGTATGAGTTCTGA
- a CDS encoding IS5 family transposase (programmed frameshift), with translation MGMVKQDDGWRLPDRLWAQMEPLLPPRKPHPLGCHNPRVCDRAAMDAILFVLRTGCQWNALNGTGICSSSSAHRRFQEWVDAGVFEEFWMHGLLSAAALREIDWSWLSLDGAMTKAPLGGEKNGPNPTDRGKGGVKRSLLTDAHGIPLAIVIDGANRHDMKLARPTLESLEVGRPSLLAVWPQGLCLDKGYDYPQIQQLALELGYRAHIRSRGEEAQQRQTGTRARRWVVERTHSWLNRFRGLLIRWAKKAKNHLAFLHLACGIITWRSIGLPG, from the exons ATGGGCATGGTCAAGCAGGACGACGGCTGGCGTTTGCCAGACAGACTCTGGGCGCAAATGGAGCCGCTTTTACCGCCACGCAAGCCACATCCGCTGGGCTGCCATAACCCGCGTGTCTGCGACCGGGCAGCCATGGATGCGATCTTGTTCGTGTTGCGTACCGGTTGCCAGTGGAATGCATTGAACGGTACCGGCATTTGTTCCAGCAGTTCGGCGCATCGGCGCTTTCAGGAATGGGTTGATGCCGGCGTGTTCGAGGAGTTCTGGATGCATGGGCTGTTGTCGGCAGCGGCGTTGCGGGAAATCGACTGGTCCTGGCTGTCACTCGACGGCGCGATGACCAAGGCTCCTCTGGGTGGGGAAAAAAAT GGCCCCAATCCAACGGATCGCGGCAAAGGCGGCGTCAAGCGCAGCCTGCTGACGGACGCACACGGCATTCCCCTGGCCATCGTCATTGATGGTGCGAACCGCCATGACATGAAGCTGGCGCGACCGACACTGGAGTCGCTGGAAGTGGGGCGACCGTCATTGCTTGCGGTGTGGCCACAAGGACTGTGCCTGGACAAGGGCTATGACTATCCGCAGATCCAGCAGTTGGCGCTTGAATTGGGCTACCGGGCGCACATCCGGTCACGCGGGGAGGAAGCGCAGCAGCGGCAGACGGGAACGAGAGCCCGCCGCTGGGTGGTGGAGCGTACGCATAGCTGGCTGAACCGGTTTCGTGGCTTGCTGATTCGTTGGGCCAAGAAGGCGAAGAACCATCTCGCGTTCCTTCATCTCGCCTGCGGCATTATCACCTGGCGAAGCATAGGCCTACCGGGATAG
- a CDS encoding SHOCT domain-containing protein: MLIRRLFFTAILAAVLPACGSHYSTLKTEGSTGQMIYAIPEEQAFQIAFSSLANTLPGYEITDIDGPVKGYSALFRFLLDTYTQQVMVIPAAGKDANGRPVNGYYFDVSGRGSSIVQGAAKNAELFDRVATAAKATGKGIAVFEVATVAYSGIAWKQGQIGASNSYPASTTAAKEDAFGKIERLKVMRDRGVITDDEFERKKKDLLDRL, from the coding sequence ATGCTCATACGAAGACTCTTCTTTACCGCGATTCTCGCGGCTGTTTTGCCAGCCTGCGGGAGCCACTATTCAACGCTGAAGACCGAAGGCAGCACGGGCCAGATGATTTATGCCATCCCGGAAGAACAAGCGTTTCAAATTGCTTTTTCCTCATTGGCAAATACTCTGCCCGGATACGAGATAACGGATATCGACGGTCCTGTTAAAGGGTATAGCGCGTTGTTCCGATTTTTGCTGGACACGTACACACAACAAGTAATGGTCATCCCGGCGGCCGGGAAGGATGCCAATGGCCGCCCCGTTAATGGCTATTATTTTGACGTTTCAGGCCGTGGCTCGTCGATCGTTCAAGGGGCGGCAAAGAACGCTGAATTATTTGATCGAGTTGCGACAGCGGCCAAGGCCACAGGCAAAGGAATTGCAGTCTTTGAAGTGGCAACCGTCGCTTACAGCGGGATAGCGTGGAAACAGGGACAGATAGGAGCAAGCAACTCTTACCCTGCAAGTACAACAGCAGCCAAGGAAGATGCGTTTGGGAAGATCGAACGATTGAAGGTGATGCGCGACCGCGGCGTTATAACCGATGATGAGTTCGAGCGAAAAAAAAAGGACTTGTTGGATCGACTGTAA
- a CDS encoding type I restriction endonuclease subunit R, producing the protein MTEDQLEQETLVWLADVGYRTLYGPDIAPDGDAPERADYRQVVLVDRLRDAVARLNPTIPLAAREDAVRRVLNLDVPVLLSANRAFHQWLVNGVPVEYQKDGETRGDFVRLIDFANITANEWLAVNQFSIKGPQHTRRPDIILFVNGLPLVLLELKNPADEDADIWKAYDQIQTYKEQIPDVFQYNEVLVISDGTEARLGSLSANAERFLAWRTIDGVTLDPLGQFNELETLVRGVLAPAYLLDYLRFFVLFEDDGTLVKKIAGYHQFHAVRAAIAQVVAASRPGGSQKGGVVWHTQGSGKSITMTCFAARVMREAAMENPTIVVITDRNDLDGQLFGVFSLSQDLLREQPVQGQTRQDLRAILGNRPSGGIVFATIQKFMPGEDEDTFPVLSERHNIVVIADEAHRTQYGFEARFKGDAKGYQVGYAQHLRDALPNATFVAFTGTPVSSEDRDTRAVFGDYIHVYDMQQARDDGATVAIYYESRLARLGLKAEDLPAIDAEVDELAEDEEGDEQAKLKSRWAALEKVVGAEPRIKQVAADLVAHFEERSQAQSGKAMVVAMSRDICVHLYDAIVALRPDWHDPDPEKGALKIVMTGSASDKALLRPHIYARQVKKRLEKRFKDPADPLRLVIVRDMWLTGFDAPCVHTLYVDKPMKGHNLMQAIARVNRVFRDKQGGLVVDYIGIANDLKQALKEYTASNGRGRPTVDAHEAYAVLEEKLDVLRAMLHGFDYSGFITGGHKLLAQTANHVLGIKEGKKRFADVALAMSKAFTLCCTLEEAKAVREEVAFFQAVKVLLTKKDITAKKKTDEERELAIRQIIGSAVVSNDVVDIFGAAGLDKPNIGILDDEFLAEVRNLPERNLAVELLERLLEGEIKSRFAGNVIQNQKFSELLTNVIKRYQNRSIETAQVIEELIEMAKKFKEAADRGAELGLNADELAFYDALANNEESVRELGDETLRKIAHELAENLRQNVSVDWSVRESVRAKLRLMVKRILRKYKYPPVKQEEAVQLVLAQAETLSADWA; encoded by the coding sequence ATGACAGAAGATCAACTCGAACAAGAAACTCTCGTCTGGCTGGCCGATGTTGGCTACCGCACTCTTTACGGCCCGGATATCGCACCCGATGGCGATGCGCCGGAGCGCGCTGACTACCGGCAGGTCGTGCTGGTTGATCGTCTGCGTGATGCGGTTGCCCGCCTGAATCCGACTATCCCGCTGGCCGCACGCGAGGATGCGGTGCGGCGCGTGCTGAATCTGGACGTGCCGGTGCTGCTGTCGGCCAACCGCGCCTTCCATCAATGGCTGGTCAACGGCGTGCCGGTCGAATACCAGAAGGACGGCGAGACGCGCGGCGACTTCGTGCGGCTGATCGACTTCGCCAACATCACGGCGAACGAATGGCTGGCAGTCAACCAGTTTTCGATCAAGGGGCCGCAGCATACGCGCCGCCCCGACATCATCCTGTTCGTCAACGGCTTGCCGCTGGTGCTGCTGGAACTGAAGAACCCCGCCGACGAAGACGCCGACATCTGGAAAGCCTACGACCAGATTCAGACCTACAAGGAACAGATTCCCGACGTGTTCCAGTACAACGAGGTGCTGGTCATCTCGGATGGCACCGAAGCCCGCCTGGGATCGTTGTCGGCCAATGCCGAACGCTTCCTCGCGTGGCGCACGATCGATGGCGTGACGCTCGACCCGCTCGGTCAGTTCAACGAGCTGGAAACACTGGTGCGTGGTGTGCTGGCTCCGGCCTACCTGCTCGACTATCTGCGTTTTTTCGTGCTGTTCGAGGATGACGGCACGCTGGTCAAGAAGATCGCCGGCTATCACCAGTTCCACGCGGTGCGCGCCGCCATCGCGCAGGTGGTCGCGGCGTCACGCCCCGGAGGCAGTCAGAAGGGCGGCGTGGTCTGGCATACGCAAGGGTCGGGCAAGAGCATCACCATGACCTGCTTTGCCGCGCGCGTGATGCGCGAAGCGGCGATGGAAAATCCGACCATCGTCGTCATCACCGATCGCAACGACCTCGACGGCCAATTGTTCGGCGTCTTTTCGCTGTCGCAGGATTTGCTGCGCGAACAGCCGGTGCAAGGGCAAACGCGGCAGGATTTGCGCGCCATCCTCGGGAATCGGCCGTCCGGCGGCATCGTGTTCGCGACGATCCAGAAGTTCATGCCGGGCGAGGATGAGGACACGTTCCCGGTGCTGTCCGAGCGCCACAACATCGTCGTCATTGCCGACGAGGCACATCGCACGCAATACGGCTTCGAGGCCAGGTTCAAGGGCGACGCCAAGGGCTACCAGGTCGGCTATGCGCAGCACCTGCGCGACGCGCTGCCGAATGCGACCTTCGTCGCCTTCACCGGCACGCCGGTGTCCAGCGAAGACCGCGACACCCGCGCCGTGTTCGGCGATTACATCCATGTCTATGACATGCAGCAGGCGCGTGACGACGGCGCGACGGTGGCGATCTACTATGAATCGCGGCTGGCCAGGCTCGGCTTGAAGGCCGAAGACCTGCCGGCGATCGATGCCGAAGTGGACGAGCTGGCGGAAGACGAGGAAGGCGACGAACAGGCCAAGCTGAAAAGCCGCTGGGCGGCACTGGAAAAGGTGGTCGGCGCGGAACCACGCATCAAACAAGTCGCCGCCGACCTGGTCGCGCATTTCGAGGAACGCAGCCAGGCGCAGTCCGGCAAGGCGATGGTGGTCGCGATGAGTCGGGACATCTGCGTCCACCTGTACGATGCCATCGTGGCCCTGCGGCCCGACTGGCACGACCCCGACCCGGAAAAGGGCGCGCTCAAGATCGTGATGACCGGCTCCGCCAGCGACAAGGCGCTGCTGCGGCCGCATATCTACGCCAGGCAGGTCAAGAAACGGCTGGAGAAGCGCTTCAAGGATCCCGCCGACCCGTTGCGGCTGGTGATCGTGCGCGACATGTGGCTGACCGGCTTCGACGCGCCTTGCGTGCATACGCTGTACGTGGACAAGCCGATGAAGGGCCACAACCTGATGCAGGCCATTGCGCGCGTGAACCGCGTGTTCCGCGACAAGCAGGGCGGGCTGGTGGTGGACTACATCGGCATCGCCAACGACCTGAAGCAGGCGCTGAAGGAGTACACGGCCAGCAACGGGCGCGGCCGGCCGACGGTCGATGCGCATGAAGCGTATGCGGTGCTGGAAGAAAAGCTCGACGTGCTGCGCGCGATGCTGCACGGCTTTGACTACAGCGGCTTCATCACCGGCGGACACAAACTGCTGGCACAGACGGCGAACCATGTGCTGGGCATCAAGGAGGGCAAGAAACGCTTTGCCGATGTCGCGCTGGCGATGTCCAAGGCGTTCACGCTGTGCTGCACGCTGGAGGAAGCCAAGGCGGTGCGGGAGGAAGTCGCCTTCTTCCAGGCGGTCAAGGTACTGCTGACCAAGAAGGACATCACCGCGAAAAAGAAGACCGACGAAGAACGGGAGCTGGCGATCCGGCAGATCATCGGCTCGGCGGTGGTATCCAATGACGTGGTTGATATATTCGGCGCGGCGGGCCTGGACAAGCCGAACATCGGCATCCTCGACGACGAGTTCCTGGCCGAGGTGCGCAACCTGCCGGAGCGCAATCTGGCGGTGGAATTGCTGGAGCGCCTGCTGGAAGGCGAGATCAAGAGCCGCTTCGCCGGCAACGTCATCCAGAACCAGAAATTTTCCGAACTACTGACCAACGTCATCAAACGCTACCAGAACCGCTCGATCGAAACCGCGCAGGTGATCGAGGAATTGATCGAGATGGCGAAGAAGTTCAAGGAAGCGGCTGACCGGGGCGCGGAGCTTGGCTTGAACGCCGACGAGCTGGCGTTCTATGACGCGCTGGCGAACAACGAGGAATCGGTGCGCGAGCTGGGCGATGAAACGCTGAGGAAGATCGCGCATGAACTGGCGGAAAACCTGCGGCAGAACGTCAGTGTCGACTGGTCCGTGCGGGAGAGTGTGCGGGCGAAGTTGCGGCTGATGGTCAAGCGAATTTTGCGCAAGTACAAGTATCCGCCGGTCAAGCAGGAAGAGGCGGTGCAACTGGTGCTGGCGCAAGCAGAGACCTTGAGTGCCGATTGGGCGTAA
- a CDS encoding Fic family protein produces the protein MPFNRTQPHNDLPLLPPAAELESKAILKQAIAANRALANLRGLAGQIPNQGMLINSITLQEARLSSEIENIVTTNDELYRADADADGKTDPHTKEVLRYRQALHHGFAALRERPLTTNLFIEIAQLIKQTGIGIRAIPGTALKNERGEVVYTPPVGEAVIRDKLSNLEQFIHAEDDIDPLIKMAVLHYQFEAIHPFPDGNGRTGRILNLLYLVQQGLMDIPVLFLSRYIIAHKRDYYLGLQKVTEEQDWEGWVLFMLRAVESTSQQTFDQVQRILALMEEVRSRVQAEAATIYSKDLVEVIFRHPYTKIQFLVDANIAKRQTASTYLQTLAGIGVLREYKAGREKYYINDALLQELTR, from the coding sequence ATGCCCTTCAACCGCACTCAACCCCACAACGATTTGCCGCTGCTGCCGCCTGCGGCCGAGCTGGAGAGCAAGGCCATTCTGAAACAGGCGATCGCCGCCAACCGGGCGCTGGCCAATCTGCGCGGTCTGGCGGGGCAGATTCCGAACCAAGGCATGCTCATCAACAGCATCACCTTGCAGGAAGCGCGGCTGTCGTCCGAAATCGAGAATATCGTCACGACCAATGACGAGCTGTATCGCGCAGATGCCGATGCCGACGGCAAGACGGACCCGCATACGAAGGAAGTGCTGCGCTACCGGCAAGCGCTGCATCATGGCTTTGCGGCGCTCAGGGAGCGGCCGCTGACGACCAATCTGTTCATCGAGATCGCGCAGTTGATCAAGCAGACCGGCATCGGCATTCGCGCGATTCCCGGCACGGCACTGAAGAACGAGCGCGGCGAGGTGGTGTATACCCCGCCCGTTGGCGAGGCCGTGATCCGCGACAAGCTGTCCAATCTGGAGCAGTTCATCCATGCGGAGGACGACATCGACCCGCTCATCAAGATGGCGGTGCTGCATTACCAGTTCGAGGCCATCCATCCCTTCCCGGACGGGAATGGCCGGACTGGCCGCATCCTGAACCTGCTGTATCTGGTGCAGCAGGGGCTGATGGATATTCCGGTGCTGTTCCTGTCGCGCTACATCATCGCCCACAAACGCGATTACTACCTCGGCTTGCAGAAAGTGACCGAGGAGCAGGATTGGGAAGGCTGGGTGCTGTTCATGCTGCGCGCGGTGGAAAGCACGTCGCAGCAGACCTTCGATCAGGTACAGCGGATTCTGGCGCTCATGGAAGAGGTGCGCTCGCGGGTGCAGGCCGAGGCAGCGACTATTTACAGCAAGGATTTGGTCGAGGTGATTTTTCGTCATCCGTACACGAAAATCCAGTTCTTGGTCGATGCTAATATTGCCAAACGGCAAACTGCTTCGACGTATCTGCAAACGCTCGCAGGGATCGGGGTATTGCGTGAATACAAGGCCGGGCGCGAAAAATACTATATCAACGATGCTTTGCTGCAAGAACTGACACGGTAG
- a CDS encoding response regulator transcription factor yields MAKVLLLEDEVALREEVADFLRSEGHQVQEAGSVAEFTPLIDHAEIAIIDVGLPDGDGFAVAESLSKTHPHIGAIMLTARGSINDKINGLRKGADHYLIKPIRLNELSAYVSAIARRIVSDTWRLNMLERSLCAPGGHEETMSALEMTLLELLARNAGKVVSRPDIARAFGTDWLDYDDRHLDQLVSRLRRRWQNRTGEKLPLRTEHGQGYSFCVDIEVL; encoded by the coding sequence ATGGCCAAGGTATTGCTGCTGGAAGATGAAGTGGCTCTTCGCGAAGAGGTTGCGGATTTTCTTCGCAGCGAAGGGCATCAAGTGCAGGAAGCAGGCAGCGTTGCGGAATTCACTCCCTTGATCGACCACGCCGAAATCGCCATCATCGATGTCGGCCTGCCCGACGGCGACGGCTTCGCAGTCGCGGAAAGCCTGAGCAAAACACATCCACACATCGGCGCGATCATGCTCACCGCACGCGGCAGCATCAACGACAAGATCAATGGACTCAGGAAAGGTGCCGATCACTATCTGATCAAGCCGATCCGGCTCAACGAACTGTCGGCGTACGTGTCAGCCATCGCACGGCGCATCGTCAGCGACACATGGCGCCTCAACATGCTTGAACGCAGCCTGTGCGCACCGGGCGGCCATGAGGAAACCATGAGCGCCCTGGAAATGACACTGCTGGAACTGCTGGCGCGCAATGCAGGCAAAGTGGTATCCAGACCCGACATTGCCAGGGCATTCGGCACCGATTGGCTGGATTACGACGACCGCCATCTCGACCAACTGGTCAGCAGGCTGCGTCGCCGCTGGCAAAACCGCACCGGGGAAAAGCTCCCCCTCCGCACCGAACACGGCCAAGGCTACAGCTTCTGCGTCGATATCGAAGTGCTCTGA
- a CDS encoding tyrosine-type recombinase/integrase yields the protein MNTNAKTWLYRYKVGNKANWVDIGPYPRISLSHARASALNMKLMRKQGIDPVQQKAQQEVAKQAAEKAARQEQAKAAARLTVKTLFDQWKRRELGRRKDGGAEVHRSFEKDVFPKIGDVAAEDVTRAMITGILDGAVERGAPIIARNLLGDLRQMFGYGITREILPHDPTSFLKRNNFGKKVERDRVLRAYPGRPSAREIAR from the coding sequence ATGAATACGAACGCAAAGACATGGCTGTATCGCTATAAGGTAGGCAATAAGGCCAACTGGGTCGATATCGGCCCCTACCCCAGGATATCGCTTTCCCATGCCCGCGCATCGGCATTGAACATGAAGCTTATGCGCAAGCAAGGCATTGATCCTGTCCAACAAAAAGCGCAACAGGAAGTAGCCAAGCAGGCCGCAGAAAAAGCCGCACGGCAGGAGCAAGCAAAGGCGGCCGCCCGACTGACGGTAAAAACCTTGTTCGATCAATGGAAGCGCCGTGAATTAGGTCGGCGCAAGGATGGCGGTGCTGAAGTGCACCGCAGTTTTGAAAAGGATGTTTTCCCCAAGATCGGTGATGTTGCTGCCGAAGACGTAACCCGCGCAATGATTACGGGTATTTTGGACGGAGCTGTTGAACGCGGCGCGCCTATCATTGCACGCAATCTACTTGGCGACCTGCGCCAGATGTTCGGTTATGGGATCACGCGAGAAATACTTCCGCATGACCCCACTTCTTTTCTGAAACGGAACAATTTCGGCAAAAAGGTAGAACGCGACCGAGTATTAAGAGCCTATCCCGGTAGGCCGTCGGCAAGGGAAATTGCGAGGTAA